Within Planktothrix tepida PCC 9214, the genomic segment ATCAGGGGTTTTGAGTGATGGCAGACACAATAAATCAGTGATTTACCTGATAGTGATTTTGGATGACAATATCTATCGCAAGTCTAAGCACTTCCCTGATTTTATCTGCGATCGCAACATTGATTTTGACTATAATTTATCGGGATCATCATAAGCGATCGCAATATCAAGATTGCCAATACAAAATTAACCCTTAATTCTTTAGTGCTTAGAGTTCACTCTAGGTTTATAATTAAATAACTGGTAACAATATTCTACGCTTAAATTTAATCGCCAAAATGACTTCAAATCTAACTCAAGTTGATCCCATTATTTGGGAAAGCGATCGCGCTTCACTCATCGACCAAACCCGTCTCCCCGATGAATATACCCGAATAGAAGTTACAACCTATCAACAAATGGCAGAAGCCATTAAAACAATGATTGTTCGGGGTGCACCTGCCATTGGAATTGCCGCTGCTTATGGGTTATATTTAGGTGCAAAGGAGATTAGCACTTCAGACCGTCAAGTATTTTTAACCCAATTAGAAGAGATTGCCCAAGTTTTATGCGCCACTCGTCCAACGGCGGTTAATTTATTCTGGGCGATTGATCAAATGTTGAAAACGGCAATAGAAACCCCTGGAACAATTAATGATATTAAAATAGCTTTATTTCAAAAAGCAAATACGATTAAAGAAGACGATATTCAAACTTGTTTTGCAATTGGAGAAGCTGGATTAACGGTATTACCTAAAACACCTGAAAAACTAACCATTCTTACCCATTGTAATGCAGGTGCGTTAGCAACAGGAGGCTATGGAACCGCTTTAGGGGTGATTCGTTCTGCTTGGAATTCTGGACGCTTAAATCGAGTGTATGCGGATGAAACCCGTCCTCGTTTACAAGGGGCAAAATTAACAACTTGGGAATGTGTACAAGAGCGAATTCCTGTTACTTTAATTTCCGATAATATGGCTGCTCATTGTATGAAACAGGGGTTAATTGATGCTGTTATTGTGGGAGCAGATAGAATTACTGCTAATGGCGATGCGGCTAATAAAATAGGAACCTATAGTTTAGCCATTGTGGCAAAAGCCCATAACGTTCCCTTCTTTGTGGCTGCACCGTTATCAACGGTTGATTTTAAATTAGCAACCGGAGATGAAATTCCAATTGAAGAACGAGATGCAACAGAAGTTTATCAAGTGGGTTCAACTCGAATTTGTCCTGAAGGCGTGGAATTTTTCAACCCAGCTTTTGATGTAACTCCTGCTGAATTAATTACCGCTATTATAACAGAAAAAGGGGCAGTTATTCCATCAGAATTAAAGCAATTTTCCGTTAGATTTTAATATAAAATCTGATGTTTTGCCGAGTTTTTGGGTGGGTGATAATCGATAAATTGATATTGATATCCCTTACTGCTACTCTATATCGTGAACCTCAGCCGTCCCTGACCAGAAACCCGAAACCTATCTTAATCTTGACGGTACCATTCAGTCGTACAATGGTTTTGATGCGTTCCGTTCTTACTAGGAGACTTCAATGCCAGAGGCAGTTGGTGTCATACAAACCCTGGGTTTTCCAGGGGTTTTAGCCGCAGCAGATGCGATGGTCAAGGCTGCGCGAGTCACCCTTGTTTACTATGATTTAGCAGAACGGGGTGAGTTTATCGTCGCAGTTCGTGGCCCAACATCGGAAGTGGTTCCTGCTGTCCAAGCTGGTGTTGAAGCAGCAGAAAAGACGTTTGGCTGTTCACTAATTACTTACTACGTTGTTCCCAACCCCCCTGAGAACATTGTAGATGTTATGTCAATTGGCTACACAGAACTAAGTGAACGTTTCCGCACTTAACCTAACTTCTAATTTTGCGAAAACTATTCAATCGCAGCACCTTTAAAGTCTAATTAATTCAGGAGAAATTAAATGTCACAGCAAGCCGTTGGAGCTTTAGAAACCAAAGGATTTCCCGGTGTTTTAGCCGCAGCAGATGCGATGGTAAAAGCCGGTCGGGTAACGTTGGTGGGCTATATTCGGGCAGGAAGTGCGCGGTTTACAATTATGATTCGGGGAGATGTTTCCGAAGTTAAAACCGCCATGGATGCCGGAATTGCGGCGGTTGAAAAAGCCTATGGTGCAGCACTAGAAACTTGGGTGATTATTCCTCGTCCCCATGAAAATGTGGTAGCCGTTTTACCCATTGATTTTAGTGATAATGTTGAAGAATATCGGGTAGCGGCGGAAGGACTAACGTTACCGAGAGGTCGTTAATTCACTGAGGAATTAGGGGTTGGGTTGAGTTTCAATTCAATCCAACAATACCTTTCCCAAATACACGGTGCGAAAAATATCAACTTCTCCCCATTTTAGGGATGACGAGAGCGGAAAAGTTTGATAGGACTGGATCATAATCTTGCCTGATCGCCCTCAGTATGGGAGAGGCTCTTTAGGCTTCCTTGCGATTTTAAATTTCCTTTCAAACCTTGATTTTCAATGAATCAACGCTTAGAAGTATTATTGGTA encodes:
- the mtnA gene encoding S-methyl-5-thioribose-1-phosphate isomerase; amino-acid sequence: MTSNLTQVDPIIWESDRASLIDQTRLPDEYTRIEVTTYQQMAEAIKTMIVRGAPAIGIAAAYGLYLGAKEISTSDRQVFLTQLEEIAQVLCATRPTAVNLFWAIDQMLKTAIETPGTINDIKIALFQKANTIKEDDIQTCFAIGEAGLTVLPKTPEKLTILTHCNAGALATGGYGTALGVIRSAWNSGRLNRVYADETRPRLQGAKLTTWECVQERIPVTLISDNMAAHCMKQGLIDAVIVGADRITANGDAANKIGTYSLAIVAKAHNVPFFVAAPLSTVDFKLATGDEIPIEERDATEVYQVGSTRICPEGVEFFNPAFDVTPAELITAIITEKGAVIPSELKQFSVRF
- a CDS encoding BMC domain-containing protein — protein: MPEAVGVIQTLGFPGVLAAADAMVKAARVTLVYYDLAERGEFIVAVRGPTSEVVPAVQAGVEAAEKTFGCSLITYYVVPNPPENIVDVMSIGYTELSERFRT
- a CDS encoding carbon dioxide-concentrating mechanism protein CcmK yields the protein MSQQAVGALETKGFPGVLAAADAMVKAGRVTLVGYIRAGSARFTIMIRGDVSEVKTAMDAGIAAVEKAYGAALETWVIIPRPHENVVAVLPIDFSDNVEEYRVAAEGLTLPRGR